In a genomic window of Magnolia sinica isolate HGM2019 chromosome 14, MsV1, whole genome shotgun sequence:
- the LOC131225901 gene encoding sucrose nonfermenting 4-like protein isoform X1 has protein sequence MFAPRTESAPPENSEGVGTVVLVPTRFVWPYGGRRVFLTGSFTRWTEHLPMSPVEGCPTVFQAICSLTPGFHQYKFYVDGEWRHDERQPYVTGNYGMVNTILLAGDPIPAILSPETPGSRSHMDVDNYAFQRVVTLSDGTLQEAVPRISEADIEISRHRISVFLSSHTAYELLPESGKVIALDVNLPVKQAFHILYEQGIPVAPLWDSYKGQFVGVLSAFDFILILRELGNHGSNLTEEELETHTILAWKEGKSQFNRQFDDHARQFQRRLIHAGPFDSLKDAALKFLQNGVSTVPIIHSSSQDGSFPQLLHLASLSGILKCICRHFRHCSSSLPILQQPISAIPLGTWVPKIGESNGRPLAMLRPNASLSSALSLLVQAQVSSIPIVDDNDSLLDIYSRSDITALAKDRVYAQVHLDEMSIHQALQLGQDAASPYGFLNGQRCQMCLPSDSLQKVMERLANPGVRRLVIVEAGSKRVEGIISLGDIFRFLLC, from the exons ATGTTCGCTCCACGGACAGAGTCGGCCCCGCCGGAAAATAGTGAAGGTGTGGGCACTGTAGTACTGGTTCCGACGCGGTTCGTCTGGCCTTATGGTGGCAGGAGGGTGTTTCTCACCGGATCATTCACGAG GTGGACTGAACATCTGCCAATGTCACCAGTGGAGGGCTGCCCTACTGTATTCCAGGCTATATGCAGCTTAACACCTGGGTTTCATCAG TACAAATTTTATGTTGATGGGGAATGGCGGCATGATGAACGCCAACCTTATGTGACTGGGAACTATGGGATGGTGAACACCATCCTGCTAGCCGGTGATCCCATTCCTGCAATCTTGAGTCCAGAGACACCTGGCTCCAGATCACACATGGATGTCGACAATTATGCCTTTCAGCGTGTG GTGACATTGTCAGATGGTACCCTGCAGGAGGCAGTGCCAAGAATCTCAGAGGCTGATATAGAGATCTCTCGCCATAGGATATCTGTTTTTTTATCGTCACATACAGCTTATGAGTTGCTTCCTGAGTCAGGCAAG GTTATTGCTTTGGATGTTAATTTACCTGTAAAACAAGCTTTCCATATCCTATATGAGCAG GGAATTCCTGTGGCTCCTCTTTGGGACTCCTACAAGGGACAGTTTGTTGGAGTTCTGAGTGCATTTGACTTCATATTAATTTTGAGAGAG CTTGGGAATCATGGGTCAAATCTGACAGAGGAAGAGCTGGAGACGCATACAATATTAGCTTGGAAAGAGGGAAAGTCACAATTCAATAGACAATTTGATGATCATGCTAGACAATTTCAAAGGCGTCTTATACAT GCAGGTCCCTTTGATTCTTTGAAAGATGCAGCTTTAAAATTTTTGCAAAATGGGGTCTCTACAGTTCCAATTATCCATTCTTCTTCACAGGATGGGTCATTTCCTCAACTGCTACATCTTGCATCTCTGTCAGGAATACTCAAAT GTATTTGCAGGCATTTTAGACATTGTTCTAGCTCTTTGCCAATTCTACAGCAACCAATTTCTGCAATTCCTCTGGGTACATGGGTTCCGAAGATTGGAGAATCAAATGGACGACCATTAGCAATGTTGAGACCAAATGCTTCTCTGAGTTCAGCCCTTTCGTTGTTAGTCCAAG CACAAGTTAGTTCAATACCAATAGTTGATGACAACGATTCAttactggatatttattctagAAG TGATATTACAGCTTTGGCAAAAGACAGAGTGTATGCacaggtccaccttgatgaaatgaGTATTCATCAG GCACTGCAACTTGGTCAGGATGCTGCTTCTCCTTATGGCTTTTTGAACGGGCAGAGATGCCAGATGTGCTTGCCTTCTGATTCTCTGCAGAAAGTGATGGAAAGGTTGGCAAATCCAG GGGTGCGGCGCCTGGTCATCGTGGAGGCTGGTAGCAAGCGTGTGGAGGGCATCATTTCATTGGGCGACATCTTCAGGTTCTTGCTCTGTTAG
- the LOC131225901 gene encoding sucrose nonfermenting 4-like protein isoform X2, whose amino-acid sequence MFAPRTESAPPENSEGVGTVVLVPTRFVWPYGGRRVFLTGSFTRWTEHLPMSPVEGCPTVFQAICSLTPGFHQYKFYVDGEWRHDERQPYVTGNYGMVNTILLAGDPIPAILSPETPGSRSHMDVDNYAFQRVEAVPRISEADIEISRHRISVFLSSHTAYELLPESGKVIALDVNLPVKQAFHILYEQGIPVAPLWDSYKGQFVGVLSAFDFILILRELGNHGSNLTEEELETHTILAWKEGKSQFNRQFDDHARQFQRRLIHAGPFDSLKDAALKFLQNGVSTVPIIHSSSQDGSFPQLLHLASLSGILKCICRHFRHCSSSLPILQQPISAIPLGTWVPKIGESNGRPLAMLRPNASLSSALSLLVQAQVSSIPIVDDNDSLLDIYSRSDITALAKDRVYAQVHLDEMSIHQALQLGQDAASPYGFLNGQRCQMCLPSDSLQKVMERLANPGVRRLVIVEAGSKRVEGIISLGDIFRFLLC is encoded by the exons ATGTTCGCTCCACGGACAGAGTCGGCCCCGCCGGAAAATAGTGAAGGTGTGGGCACTGTAGTACTGGTTCCGACGCGGTTCGTCTGGCCTTATGGTGGCAGGAGGGTGTTTCTCACCGGATCATTCACGAG GTGGACTGAACATCTGCCAATGTCACCAGTGGAGGGCTGCCCTACTGTATTCCAGGCTATATGCAGCTTAACACCTGGGTTTCATCAG TACAAATTTTATGTTGATGGGGAATGGCGGCATGATGAACGCCAACCTTATGTGACTGGGAACTATGGGATGGTGAACACCATCCTGCTAGCCGGTGATCCCATTCCTGCAATCTTGAGTCCAGAGACACCTGGCTCCAGATCACACATGGATGTCGACAATTATGCCTTTCAGCGTGTG GAGGCAGTGCCAAGAATCTCAGAGGCTGATATAGAGATCTCTCGCCATAGGATATCTGTTTTTTTATCGTCACATACAGCTTATGAGTTGCTTCCTGAGTCAGGCAAG GTTATTGCTTTGGATGTTAATTTACCTGTAAAACAAGCTTTCCATATCCTATATGAGCAG GGAATTCCTGTGGCTCCTCTTTGGGACTCCTACAAGGGACAGTTTGTTGGAGTTCTGAGTGCATTTGACTTCATATTAATTTTGAGAGAG CTTGGGAATCATGGGTCAAATCTGACAGAGGAAGAGCTGGAGACGCATACAATATTAGCTTGGAAAGAGGGAAAGTCACAATTCAATAGACAATTTGATGATCATGCTAGACAATTTCAAAGGCGTCTTATACAT GCAGGTCCCTTTGATTCTTTGAAAGATGCAGCTTTAAAATTTTTGCAAAATGGGGTCTCTACAGTTCCAATTATCCATTCTTCTTCACAGGATGGGTCATTTCCTCAACTGCTACATCTTGCATCTCTGTCAGGAATACTCAAAT GTATTTGCAGGCATTTTAGACATTGTTCTAGCTCTTTGCCAATTCTACAGCAACCAATTTCTGCAATTCCTCTGGGTACATGGGTTCCGAAGATTGGAGAATCAAATGGACGACCATTAGCAATGTTGAGACCAAATGCTTCTCTGAGTTCAGCCCTTTCGTTGTTAGTCCAAG CACAAGTTAGTTCAATACCAATAGTTGATGACAACGATTCAttactggatatttattctagAAG TGATATTACAGCTTTGGCAAAAGACAGAGTGTATGCacaggtccaccttgatgaaatgaGTATTCATCAG GCACTGCAACTTGGTCAGGATGCTGCTTCTCCTTATGGCTTTTTGAACGGGCAGAGATGCCAGATGTGCTTGCCTTCTGATTCTCTGCAGAAAGTGATGGAAAGGTTGGCAAATCCAG GGGTGCGGCGCCTGGTCATCGTGGAGGCTGGTAGCAAGCGTGTGGAGGGCATCATTTCATTGGGCGACATCTTCAGGTTCTTGCTCTGTTAG
- the LOC131225901 gene encoding sucrose nonfermenting 4-like protein isoform X4 has product MFAPRTESAPPENSEGVGTVVLVPTRFVWPYGGRRVFLTGSFTRWTEHLPMSPVEGCPTVFQAICSLTPGFHQYKFYVDGEWRHDERQPYVTGNYGMVNTILLAGDPIPAILSPETPGSRSHMDVDNYAFQRVVTLSDGTLQEAVPRISEADIEISRHRISVFLSSHTAYELLPESGKVIALDVNLPVKQAFHILYEQGIPVAPLWDSYKGQFVGVLSAFDFILILRELGNHGSNLTEEELETHTILAWKEGKSQFNRQFDDHARQFQRRLIHAGPFDSLKDAALKFLQNGVSTVPIIHSSSQDGSFPQLLHLASLSGILKCICRHFRHCSSSLPILQQPISAIPLGTWVPKIGESNGRPLAMLRPNASLSSALSLLVQAQVSSIPIVDDNDSLLDIYSRSFGKRQSVCTGPP; this is encoded by the exons ATGTTCGCTCCACGGACAGAGTCGGCCCCGCCGGAAAATAGTGAAGGTGTGGGCACTGTAGTACTGGTTCCGACGCGGTTCGTCTGGCCTTATGGTGGCAGGAGGGTGTTTCTCACCGGATCATTCACGAG GTGGACTGAACATCTGCCAATGTCACCAGTGGAGGGCTGCCCTACTGTATTCCAGGCTATATGCAGCTTAACACCTGGGTTTCATCAG TACAAATTTTATGTTGATGGGGAATGGCGGCATGATGAACGCCAACCTTATGTGACTGGGAACTATGGGATGGTGAACACCATCCTGCTAGCCGGTGATCCCATTCCTGCAATCTTGAGTCCAGAGACACCTGGCTCCAGATCACACATGGATGTCGACAATTATGCCTTTCAGCGTGTG GTGACATTGTCAGATGGTACCCTGCAGGAGGCAGTGCCAAGAATCTCAGAGGCTGATATAGAGATCTCTCGCCATAGGATATCTGTTTTTTTATCGTCACATACAGCTTATGAGTTGCTTCCTGAGTCAGGCAAG GTTATTGCTTTGGATGTTAATTTACCTGTAAAACAAGCTTTCCATATCCTATATGAGCAG GGAATTCCTGTGGCTCCTCTTTGGGACTCCTACAAGGGACAGTTTGTTGGAGTTCTGAGTGCATTTGACTTCATATTAATTTTGAGAGAG CTTGGGAATCATGGGTCAAATCTGACAGAGGAAGAGCTGGAGACGCATACAATATTAGCTTGGAAAGAGGGAAAGTCACAATTCAATAGACAATTTGATGATCATGCTAGACAATTTCAAAGGCGTCTTATACAT GCAGGTCCCTTTGATTCTTTGAAAGATGCAGCTTTAAAATTTTTGCAAAATGGGGTCTCTACAGTTCCAATTATCCATTCTTCTTCACAGGATGGGTCATTTCCTCAACTGCTACATCTTGCATCTCTGTCAGGAATACTCAAAT GTATTTGCAGGCATTTTAGACATTGTTCTAGCTCTTTGCCAATTCTACAGCAACCAATTTCTGCAATTCCTCTGGGTACATGGGTTCCGAAGATTGGAGAATCAAATGGACGACCATTAGCAATGTTGAGACCAAATGCTTCTCTGAGTTCAGCCCTTTCGTTGTTAGTCCAAG CACAAGTTAGTTCAATACCAATAGTTGATGACAACGATTCAttactggatatttattctagAAG CTTTGGCAAAAGACAGAGTGTATGCacaggtccaccttga
- the LOC131225901 gene encoding sucrose nonfermenting 4-like protein isoform X3 has translation MVAGGCFSPDHSRVEGCPTVFQAICSLTPGFHQYKFYVDGEWRHDERQPYVTGNYGMVNTILLAGDPIPAILSPETPGSRSHMDVDNYAFQRVVTLSDGTLQEAVPRISEADIEISRHRISVFLSSHTAYELLPESGKVIALDVNLPVKQAFHILYEQGIPVAPLWDSYKGQFVGVLSAFDFILILRELGNHGSNLTEEELETHTILAWKEGKSQFNRQFDDHARQFQRRLIHAGPFDSLKDAALKFLQNGVSTVPIIHSSSQDGSFPQLLHLASLSGILKCICRHFRHCSSSLPILQQPISAIPLGTWVPKIGESNGRPLAMLRPNASLSSALSLLVQAQVSSIPIVDDNDSLLDIYSRSDITALAKDRVYAQVHLDEMSIHQALQLGQDAASPYGFLNGQRCQMCLPSDSLQKVMERLANPGVRRLVIVEAGSKRVEGIISLGDIFRFLLC, from the exons ATGGTGGCAGGAGGGTGTTTCTCACCGGATCATTCACGAG TGGAGGGCTGCCCTACTGTATTCCAGGCTATATGCAGCTTAACACCTGGGTTTCATCAG TACAAATTTTATGTTGATGGGGAATGGCGGCATGATGAACGCCAACCTTATGTGACTGGGAACTATGGGATGGTGAACACCATCCTGCTAGCCGGTGATCCCATTCCTGCAATCTTGAGTCCAGAGACACCTGGCTCCAGATCACACATGGATGTCGACAATTATGCCTTTCAGCGTGTG GTGACATTGTCAGATGGTACCCTGCAGGAGGCAGTGCCAAGAATCTCAGAGGCTGATATAGAGATCTCTCGCCATAGGATATCTGTTTTTTTATCGTCACATACAGCTTATGAGTTGCTTCCTGAGTCAGGCAAG GTTATTGCTTTGGATGTTAATTTACCTGTAAAACAAGCTTTCCATATCCTATATGAGCAG GGAATTCCTGTGGCTCCTCTTTGGGACTCCTACAAGGGACAGTTTGTTGGAGTTCTGAGTGCATTTGACTTCATATTAATTTTGAGAGAG CTTGGGAATCATGGGTCAAATCTGACAGAGGAAGAGCTGGAGACGCATACAATATTAGCTTGGAAAGAGGGAAAGTCACAATTCAATAGACAATTTGATGATCATGCTAGACAATTTCAAAGGCGTCTTATACAT GCAGGTCCCTTTGATTCTTTGAAAGATGCAGCTTTAAAATTTTTGCAAAATGGGGTCTCTACAGTTCCAATTATCCATTCTTCTTCACAGGATGGGTCATTTCCTCAACTGCTACATCTTGCATCTCTGTCAGGAATACTCAAAT GTATTTGCAGGCATTTTAGACATTGTTCTAGCTCTTTGCCAATTCTACAGCAACCAATTTCTGCAATTCCTCTGGGTACATGGGTTCCGAAGATTGGAGAATCAAATGGACGACCATTAGCAATGTTGAGACCAAATGCTTCTCTGAGTTCAGCCCTTTCGTTGTTAGTCCAAG CACAAGTTAGTTCAATACCAATAGTTGATGACAACGATTCAttactggatatttattctagAAG TGATATTACAGCTTTGGCAAAAGACAGAGTGTATGCacaggtccaccttgatgaaatgaGTATTCATCAG GCACTGCAACTTGGTCAGGATGCTGCTTCTCCTTATGGCTTTTTGAACGGGCAGAGATGCCAGATGTGCTTGCCTTCTGATTCTCTGCAGAAAGTGATGGAAAGGTTGGCAAATCCAG GGGTGCGGCGCCTGGTCATCGTGGAGGCTGGTAGCAAGCGTGTGGAGGGCATCATTTCATTGGGCGACATCTTCAGGTTCTTGCTCTGTTAG